The Microbulbifer sp. TB1203 nucleotide sequence TGCAGAAATTCCCCGACCGGGAATTCCAGGTGACGACGAAACTGCAACTGGGCGGCGAGCAGCCCCTGGATGCCGGACTGCTTATTTACGGCTACGACTACGCCTGGCTGGGCTTGCGCAGCGGTGACGCCGGCTACCAACTGGTTCATGAGGTTTGCCCCGGCGCGATGACGGGGTGTGTACTGCGGGAAACGGTGGTGGCCAATCTGAAAGAGCCGGTGATCGAAGTACGTGCCACCGTAAGGGAAGAGGGACGGGTGCTCTTCGCCTATCGAACCGGAGGCGAAACCTTTACCGATTTCAACGAAGGCTTTCTGGCCAAGCCGGGGCGCTGGGTTGGGGCGCATTTTGGGATTTTTGCGCGATCCGGCTCCCCGACCGGTGGAGGATATGCCGATTTTGATTACGTAAGGGTACAGGAAAGCCTGTAGTGAATAGCAGCTCGGTCGTGCCCGGTGCGCGATTTATCGAAGTGATGAAACAATAATGAGGGAAATCCATGTCTATGCTCCGTAGTCTGTCTCTGATTGTGGCGCTTGTGCTTCCGGCCTGCGCCGCTACAGCTGAATCCGAAAATGCCGGCCCCAACCCGCCGGGCCGCTGGGACGCCCCCAGTACCGGCAATCCCTTCGTCCCCGGCTACTGGGCCGATCCCACCATCATCGTCCACGATGACACTTTCTATATTTATGTCACCACCGACGGCCCCGGCTGGGGTGCGAACGAGCTGACGGTCTGGCACTCGAAGGATTTTAAAAACTGGAAAAATACAGTGCTCAATTGGCCCGCCCGCGATGACAACTTTACGAATGTCTGGGCGCCCGACGTCATCGAAGGGGCCGATGGCCGCTTCTACATGTATATTTCCATCAATCATGAAATCTGGGCCGGTGTCGCCGACCATCCGCTCGGGCCCTGGCGCAATGCCCTTGATAAGGACAAGCCCTTCATCGCCCGCGATTTCGATCCCGAGGTACACCACATCGACGCCAATGCCTTTATCGACGACGACGGCCAGGCCTATCTGTACTGGGGCTCCGGCTGGGAATGGGAACGCGGCCCCGGTTACGTCGGCTTGCTCGCCGATGATATGGCTTCCTTCACGAAACCACCTCGCCGCACTCACCCGCCGCACTTTTTCGAAGGCCCTTACATGCTCAAGCGCGACGGCCGCTATTTCCTGATGTACAGCGATGGCAAAGTCTCCGAGCCGAGTTATAAAATCCGCTACAGCTATTCGAAATCCCCGACCGGCCCCTGGACCGAGCCGGAACAGAGCCCGATTCTGGTCACCAGCGCCGACCGCACCGTCTTCGGTCCCGGCCACCATTCGGTGCTCCAGTGGAAAGGGGATTACTACCTCGTCTACCACCGCGACGCCAACCCGTTCATGGGCATGGCCCATCGCCAGCTGTGTATCGACCGCCTGGTCTTTAATAAGGACAATCTCATTGAGCGGGTGGTGCCGACCCATCGCGGCGCTTTTCCCCAGGTGACGGACGAGCAACAGCCGGCCAATCTTGCATTCGGCGCGAAAGTCACAGCCTCCTCCGCGGCGGAAAACTACGAAGCCGAACGTCTCGTCGACGACAATTACGGCACGCGCTGGTCGGCCGCCGAGAGCGACGAGTCACCCTCTCTCACGATCGACCTGGGTGAAGTAAAAACCACCCGCCGTATCGAGATTTTCCCGGAGTATGCAACCAAGTATTACAAGTACAGGGTCGAAACCTCAAGCGACGGCAAGCGTTGGAAAGGCCACAGCGATTCCGGCACGACCGCCTCGCGCGGTATGCCCTGGGTGCATGAAAAAAACACCGACGCCCGTTATGTCAGGGTCTCACTGCTCCCCGGCAAGGATGTTGACG carries:
- a CDS encoding family 43 glycosylhydrolase translates to MLRSLSLIVALVLPACAATAESENAGPNPPGRWDAPSTGNPFVPGYWADPTIIVHDDTFYIYVTTDGPGWGANELTVWHSKDFKNWKNTVLNWPARDDNFTNVWAPDVIEGADGRFYMYISINHEIWAGVADHPLGPWRNALDKDKPFIARDFDPEVHHIDANAFIDDDGQAYLYWGSGWEWERGPGYVGLLADDMASFTKPPRRTHPPHFFEGPYMLKRDGRYFLMYSDGKVSEPSYKIRYSYSKSPTGPWTEPEQSPILVTSADRTVFGPGHHSVLQWKGDYYLVYHRDANPFMGMAHRQLCIDRLVFNKDNLIERVVPTHRGAFPQVTDEQQPANLAFGAKVTASSAAENYEAERLVDDNYGTRWSAAESDESPSLTIDLGEVKTTRRIEIFPEYATKYYKYRVETSSDGKRWKGHSDSGTTASRGMPWVHEKNTDARYVRVSLLPGKDVDAPRQSLWEVKVY